A genomic window from Henningerozyma blattae CBS 6284 chromosome 3, complete genome includes:
- the TIF11 gene encoding translation initiation complex factor eIF1A (similar to Saccharomyces cerevisiae TIF11 (YMR260C); ancestral locus Anc_8.812), protein MGKKNTKGGKKGRRGKNESDGQKRELIYREEGQEYAQITKMLGNGRVEATCFDGVKRMAHIRGKLRKRVWMGQGDIILVSLRDFQDDQCDVVHKYNLDEARTLKTQGELPENAKINETDNFGFESDEEVNFEFGAEDDDEDEGESDFDIDDI, encoded by the coding sequence ATGGGTAAGAAGAACACTAAAGGTGGTAAGAAAGGTAGAAGAGGTAAGAACGAATCCGATGGTCAGAAGCGTGAATTGATCTACAGAGAAGAAGGTCAAGAATATGCCCAAATTACCAAAATGTTAGGTAATGGTAGAGTGGAAGCTACTTGTTTCGATGGTGTTAAGAGAATGGCTCATATCAGAGGTAAATTAAGAAAGAGAGTTTGGATGGGTCAAggtgatattattttggttTCTTTAAGAGATTTCCAAGATGATCAATGTGATGTTGTTCATAAATATAACTTGGATGAAGCTAGAACATTGAAGACTCAGGGTGAATTACCAGAAAATgctaaaattaatgaaaccGATAACTTTGGTTTCGAATCTGATGAAGAAGTTAACTTCGAATTCGGTGCtgaagatgatgacgaAGATGAAGGTGAATCTGATTTcgatattgatgatatttag
- the TOS8 gene encoding Tos8p (similar to Saccharomyces cerevisiae TOS8 (YGL096W) and CUP9 (YPL177C); ancestral locus Anc_6.170) gives MLPSIQTLFNAIDVQQRNTYTPLNFPQTPAHQNINHNCNHPYAIKTSIQTPTFILPPPVVSVSPTTPPQSHHCLHSRSSSSSSNNSTFSMGNNNNFNTSSSSLLSLPTTAGDSNYHSSLPSPSPSPLIIPTDKSAQDNEKLQQNQEHLNRDVTVNVTEKQTEKNHSLKKSKLNYMVSKRSNLPKETVQILNDWLLNHLRNPYPTPKEKSELLVLTGLTKIQLSNWFINVRRRKVFSDYYVLAKSTNDNDKNTSVGLSSDDENIDSTKKVPSFTKRKRLSDRLEELKKISNNEN, from the coding sequence ATGCTACCATCTATCCAAACTTTGTTTAACGCTATCGATGTTCAACAAAGAAATACTTATACTCCATTGAATTTCCCTCAAACACCTGCacatcaaaatattaatcacAATTGTAACCATCCTTATGCAATCAAAACATCAATTCAAACTCCTACATTCATATTACCTCCTCCAGTAGTCTCTGTTTCTCCTACTACCCCTCCTCAATCACATCATTGTTTACATTCTAGAAGTTCTAGCAGttcaagtaataatagtacTTTCTCTAtgggtaataataataattttaatacttcTTCCTCGTCTCTTCTTTCACTTCCAACTACAGCCGGAGATTCAAATTATCACAGTTCTCTACCATCACCATCGCCATCACCATTGATTATTCCAACAGACAAATCTGCTCAAGATAATGAGAAACTACAACAAAATCAAGAGCATTTAAATAGAGATGTAACTGTAAATGTAACTGAGAAACaaactgaaaaaaatcaCTCGTTaaagaaatcaaaattaaattatatggTTTCAAAAAGATCGAATTTACCAAAGGAAACagttcaaattttaaatgattgGTTGCTAAACCATTTACGCAACCCATACCCTACTCCAAAGGAAAAGTCCgaattattagttttaaCAGGGTTAActaaaattcaattatctAACTGGTTTATTAACGTCAGAAGAAGGAAGGTTTTTAGTGACTATTATGTCTTAGCTAAGAGTACTAACGacaatgataaaaatacaagCGTTGGACTTTCAAGTGATGACGAAAATATCGATTCAACAAAGAAAGTTCCAAGCTTCACAAAGAGAAAGAGATTAAGTGATAGattagaagaattgaaaaaaatttccaataatgaaaattga